In Oryza brachyantha chromosome 2, ObraRS2, whole genome shotgun sequence, a single window of DNA contains:
- the LOC102706633 gene encoding zealexin A1 synthase-like, with product MAMVQDVAGYLCLPLAIVFVTLVLHKVVARNANGHGSGHELVLPPGPWRLPIIGNLHQIMIHGPLVYRTMASMARRLDAPLMSLKLGEVPVVVATTADAAREITKTHDIKFCTRPWSSTMRALVSDGPGLVFAPYGTLWRQLRKIAILELFSPRRVQSFRRVREDEAGRLVAAVAAAAARPGEAVNVSERIAVFITDTAVRMTMGDRFKKRDEFLEGLTEAVRLASGFNLGDLFPSSRLADFVTGTTRRAMANHRKNFELIECALRQHEERKAAAVDGRDDDEDLIDLLLRIQKEVRFEVPLTMGHIKSVILDLFGAGSETTANSLQWAMSELMKNPTAMLKAQAELRDTLQGKQIVTEDDLAGLKYLKLIIKETLRLHPVVPLLVPRECRETCKVMGYDIPIGTTILVNVWAIGRDPKYWKDAETFRPERFEEVNVNFKGTDFEYIPFGAGRRICPGMGSAEANMELALASLLYHFDWELPGGISLTKMDMVEEMGATARRKNDLYLVPTVRVPRSAAP from the exons ATGGCCATGGTGCAAGACGTCGCCGGCTACCTGTGCCTCCCCTTGGCCATCGTCTTCGTTACTCTCGTGCTCCACAAGGTGGTTGCCAGGAACGCGAATGGCCATGGCTCTGGCCATGAGCTGGTGCTTCCGCCGGGGCCATGGCGGCTGCCGATCATCGGCAACCTCCACCAGATCATGATCCACGGCCCGCTCGTCTACCGTACCATGGCGAGCATGGCGCGCCGGCTGGACGCGCCTCTCATGTCGCTCAAGCTCGGCGAggtccccgtcgtcgtcgccacgacggccgacgccgccaggGAGATCACCAAGACGCACGACATCAAGTTCTGCACGCGGCCATGGAGCTCCACCATGCGGGCCCTGGTGAGCGACGGGCCGGGGCTGGTGTTCGCGCCCTACGGCACCCTGTGGCGGCAGCTCCGCAAGATCGCCATCCTCGAGCTGTTCAGCCCCCGGCGCGTCCAGTCGTTCCGCCGCGTCCGCGAGGACGAGGccggccgcctcgtcgccgccgtggccgcggccgcggcgcggccCGGCGAGGCCGTGAACGTCAGCGAGCGGATCGCCGTGTTCATCACCGACACGGCGGTGCGCATGACCATGGGCGACCGGTTCAAGAAGCGGGACGAGTTCCTCGAGGGCCTCACCGAGGCGGTCCGGTTAGCGTCGGGGTTCAACCTCGGCGACCTGTTCCCGTCGTCGAGGCTCGCCGACTTCGTCACCGGCACGACGCGTCGGGCAATGGCGAACCACCGCAAGAACTTCGAGCTGATAGAGTGCGCGCTCCGGCAGCACGAGGAGAGGAAGGCGGCCGCCGTGGATGGcagagacgacgacgaggacctCATTGATTTGCTTCTCAGGATTCAGAAGGAGGTCAGGTTCGAAGTGCCTCTCACCATGGGCCACATCAAATCCGTTATCCTT GATCTTTTTGGTGCTGGAAGTGAAACAACAGCGAATTCACTCCAATGGGCAATGTCTGAGCTCATGAAGAATCCAACGGCGATGTTGAAGGCACAAGCTGAACTACGTGACACCCTCCAGGGGAAGCAAATTGTGACCGAAGATGACTTGGCTGGATTGAAGTACTTAAAGTTGATTATCAAGGAAACATTACGGCTGCATCCGGTTGTGCCATTGCTTGTCCCAAGAGAATGTCGGGAAACATGTAAGGTCATGGGGTACGACATCCCCATTGGTACTACTATTCTCGTGAATGTTTGGGCAATCGGTAGAGATCCTAAGTATTGGAAAGATGCTGAGACATTCAGGCCAGAGCGATTTGAAGAGGTTAATGTAAACTTCAAAGGAACGGACTTTGAATACATACCATTTGGTGCGGGACGAAGGATATGCCCTGGCATGGGATCTGCGGAAGCTAACATGGAGCTTGCTCTAGCCTCACTACTCTATCACTTTGACTGGGAGCTCCCAGGTGGCATCTCGTTGACCAAGATGGATATGGTGGAGGAGATGGGTGCTACCGCTCGAAGAAAGAATGATCTTTACCTTGTTCCAACTGTTCGTGTGCCCCGGTCGGCTGCTCCATAG
- the LOC102718141 gene encoding desmethyl-deoxy-podophyllotoxin synthase-like — translation MAMDDVVGKVASCLGLLLLALLPAVLVSKLAAAKRRGGGERLPPGPWRLPVVGNLHQIMAGGQLVHRTMADLARRLNTPLLSLKLGEVPVVVASSADAAREIMSRHDVKFASRPWSPTVRVQMVDGEGLGFARYGPMWRQLRKITVMELLSARRVQSFRRVREEEVGRLVAGVAAARPGEAVNVGERLTVLITDVAVRTVIGDRFERREDFLDAAAEWVKIMSGFSLGDLFPSSRLASFVSGTVRRAEANHRKNFELMDCALKQHDEQRAAAAGAVDDEDIVDMLLRIQREGGLEVPLTMGVIKALIRDLFGAGSETSANTLQWAMSELVRNPRVMQKAQAELRDVLRGKKSVSEDDLAVLKYLKLVIKETLRLHPVVPLLLPRECQETCKVMGYDVPKGTTMLVNVWAICRDPVHWENAEMFIPERFENNSVDFKGTDFEFTPFGAGRRMCPGIAFAQVAMEIALASLLYHFDWELSNGVVPTDLDMEEEMGITIRRKNDLYLVPIVRVPL, via the exons ATGGCCATGGACGACGTCGTGGGGAAGGTCGCGAGCTGCTTGGGGCTACTGTTGCTGGCCCTGCTGCCCGCCGTGCTCGTCAGcaagctggcggcggcgaagcgccGCGGTGGTGGGGAGAGGCTGCCGCCGGGGCCGTGGCGGCTGCCGGTCGTCGGCAACCTGCACCAGATCATGGCGGGCGGTCAGCTCGTGCACCGCACCATGGCCGACCTGGCGCGGCGGCTCAACACGCCGCTGCTGTCGCTGAAGCTCGGCGAggtccccgtcgtcgtcgcgtcgtcggccgacgccgccaggGAGATCATGAGCAGGCACGACGTGAAGTTCGCCTCGCGGCCATGGAGCCCTACCGTCCGGGTCCAGAtggtcgacggcgaggggcTGGGGTTCGCGCGCTACGGCCCCATGTGGCGGCAGCTCCGCAAGATCACCGTGATGGAGCTGCTCAGCGCCCGCCGCGTCCAGTCGTTCCGCCGtgtgcgggaggaggaggtcggccgcctcgtcgccggcgtggcaGCGGCGCGGCCCGGCGAGGCCGTGAACGTCGGCGAGCGCCTCACCGTGCTCATCACCGACGTCGCAGTGCGCACAGTCATCGGCGACCGGTTCGAGCGGCGGGAGGATttcctcgacgccgccgccgagtggGTCAAGATCATGTCGGGGTTCAGCCTCGGCGACCTGTTCCCGTCGTCGAGGCTCGCCAGCTTCGTCAGCGGCACGGTGCGCCGGGCAGAGGCAAACCACCGCAAGAACTTCGAGCTGATGGACTGCGCACTCAAGCAGCACGACGAGCAGAGGGcggccgctgccggcgctgtGGACGACGAGGACATCGTCGACATGCTTCTCAGGATTCAGAGGGAAGGAGGTCTCGAGGTGCCCCTCACCATGGGCGTCATCAAAGCCCTCATCCGT GATCTTTTCGGTGCCGGGAGCGAGACATCGGCGAATACGCTACAATGGGCTATGTCCGAGCTAGTCAGGAATCCAAGAGTGATGCAAAAGGCACAAGCTGAGCTACGTGATGTCCTTCGTGGAAAGAAATCGGTGTCAGAAGATGACTTGGCTGTACTAAAATATCTGAAGCTTGTCATCAAGGAGACCTTAAGGCTACATCCTGTGGTGCCGCTGCTCCTCCCAAGAGAATGTCAAGAAACATGCAAGGTCATGGGCTATGATGTGCCAAAGGGTACCACTATGCTCGTGAACGTGTGGGCAATCTGTAGAGACCCTGTGCACTGGGAAAATGCGGAGATGTTCATACCAGAGCGATTTGAGAATAACAGTGTGGACTTCAAGGGCACGGACTTTGAGTTTACACCATTCGGAGCAGGGCGAAGGATGTGCCCTGGTATAGCATTTGCACAGGTTGCCATGGAAATTGCTCTAGCTTCGCTCCTCTATCATTTTGATTGGGAGCTTTCCAATGGCGTAGTACCAACCGATCTGGAtatggaggaggagatgggcaTTACTATCCGAAGGAAGAATGATCTTTACCTTGTTCCAATTGTTCGTGTGCCTTTGTAG